From the genome of Bacteroides sp. MSB163, one region includes:
- the panC gene encoding pantoate--beta-alanine ligase — protein sequence MEIVHTIKDLQAGLSALRAQGKKVGLVPTMGALHAGHASLVKCCVAENDAAVVSVFVNPTQFNDKNDLEKYPRTLDADCALLEACGAAFVFAPSVAEMYPEPDTRQFSYAPLDTVMEGAFRPGHFNGVCQIVSKLFDAVKPDRAYFGEKDFQQLAIIREMVRQMNYSLEIVGCPIIREEDGLALSSRNARLSVEERKNALKISQTLFESRTFAASHTVAETQKFVEDAIAAAPGLRLEYFELVDGNTLQKIANWEDTAYAVGCITVFCGEVRLIDNIKYKE from the coding sequence ATGGAAATAGTACATACTATCAAGGACTTGCAGGCCGGACTCTCGGCTTTACGGGCCCAAGGTAAAAAGGTAGGATTGGTACCTACAATGGGTGCCTTACATGCTGGTCATGCGTCATTGGTGAAATGTTGTGTTGCAGAGAATGATGCTGCGGTAGTGAGTGTTTTTGTAAACCCGACACAGTTTAACGACAAGAATGATTTAGAGAAATATCCCCGTACGCTGGATGCCGATTGTGCTTTGTTGGAAGCTTGTGGCGCTGCGTTTGTGTTCGCCCCTTCGGTTGCGGAGATGTATCCTGAACCTGATACGCGCCAATTCAGCTATGCGCCGTTGGACACAGTGATGGAAGGCGCGTTTCGTCCGGGACACTTCAATGGTGTTTGCCAGATTGTGAGTAAACTGTTTGATGCAGTGAAGCCGGATCGCGCTTATTTCGGAGAGAAAGATTTTCAACAGTTGGCTATCATTCGCGAGATGGTGCGTCAGATGAATTATTCGTTGGAAATAGTGGGATGCCCTATTATACGTGAAGAGGATGGCTTGGCTCTGAGTAGCCGCAACGCACGTTTATCTGTCGAAGAACGCAAAAATGCTTTAAAAATATCGCAAACATTATTTGAAAGTCGTACCTTTGCGGCTTCTCATACAGTTGCTGAGACTCAGAAGTTTGTAGAAGATGCCATAGCGGCCGCTCCCGGTTTGCGTCTGGAATACTTTGAACTGGTGGATGGCAACACGTTGCAGAAAATTGCCAATTGGGAAGATACGGCGTATGCTGTAGGTTGCATTACAGTGTTCTGTGGTGAGGTCCGCCTGATTGACAACATTAAGTATAAAGAGTAA
- a CDS encoding glycogen debranching enzyme N-terminal domain-containing protein, with protein sequence MSYLRFDKTLMINLEESLPREILRTNKSGAYHCTTIVDCNTRKYHGLLVIPVPNLDDENHVLLSSLDETVIQHGAEFNLGLHKYQGDHFSPNGHKYIREFDCEHIPATTYRVGGVILRKEKIFVHHENRILIRYTLVDAHSATTLRFRPFLAFRSVREYTHENPQANRDYQLVENGVKTCMYPGYPELFMQLNKKNEFHYQPDWYRGIEYPKEQERGYDFNEDLYVPGYFEVDIKKGESIVFSAGISEISPRKLKQTFEAEVADRTPRDSFYHCLQNSAHQFHNKQGENHYVLAGYPWFKCRARDLFVSLPGLTLAVDEQDEFEDVMVTAEKAIREFISGEPSSYKIYEMEDPDVLLWAVWALQQYAKDTSREQCRQKYGRLLEDIMDYIRSRKHDNLFLHENGLLYANGTEKAITWMNSTVNGRPVTPRTGYIVEVNSLWYNALRFIADLVREGGNVHLADELDAQAEVTGKSFVEVFRNECGYLFDYVDGFMMDWSVRPNMIFTVAFDYSPLDRAQKKQVLDIVTKELLTPKGLRTLSPKSGGYNPNYVGPQIQRDYAYHQGTAWPWLMGFYMEAYLRIYKMSGVSFVERYLIGFEDEMTSHCIGSLPELFDGNPPFRGRGAVSFAMNVAEILRILKLLSKYNL encoded by the coding sequence ATGAGTTATTTACGATTTGACAAGACTCTGATGATCAATCTGGAAGAATCTTTACCAAGGGAGATACTTCGGACAAATAAGTCAGGAGCCTATCATTGTACAACGATTGTAGATTGTAACACACGCAAATATCACGGACTGTTGGTGATTCCCGTCCCCAATCTCGACGATGAAAATCATGTGCTGCTATCTTCTTTAGATGAAACGGTAATTCAGCACGGTGCGGAGTTTAATCTGGGGTTGCATAAATATCAGGGAGACCACTTTAGTCCTAACGGGCATAAGTATATCCGTGAATTCGATTGCGAACATATCCCGGCAACGACTTACCGTGTAGGAGGCGTAATTCTTCGTAAAGAAAAGATTTTTGTACATCATGAGAACAGGATTTTGATTCGCTATACCTTGGTAGATGCCCATTCGGCAACCACACTTCGTTTCCGCCCCTTTTTGGCCTTTCGCAGTGTACGCGAATATACGCACGAAAATCCGCAGGCGAACCGTGACTACCAATTGGTGGAAAATGGTGTGAAAACCTGTATGTATCCCGGCTATCCCGAACTCTTCATGCAACTGAACAAGAAGAATGAATTCCATTATCAGCCGGATTGGTATCGTGGCATCGAGTATCCTAAAGAACAGGAGCGAGGATATGACTTCAATGAAGACCTGTATGTTCCCGGTTATTTCGAGGTAGATATAAAGAAAGGGGAGAGTATTGTTTTCTCTGCCGGTATCTCCGAAATTTCTCCGCGTAAACTGAAGCAGACTTTTGAGGCGGAAGTTGCTGACCGCACGCCGCGCGACAGTTTTTATCACTGTCTGCAAAACTCGGCACACCAGTTTCACAACAAGCAGGGGGAGAACCACTATGTATTAGCGGGATATCCCTGGTTTAAGTGTCGTGCCCGTGACTTGTTTGTTTCTTTGCCCGGCTTGACGTTGGCAGTGGATGAACAAGATGAGTTTGAAGATGTTATGGTGACTGCCGAAAAAGCTATCCGGGAGTTTATCAGTGGAGAACCATCGAGTTATAAAATATATGAGATGGAAGATCCGGATGTATTGTTGTGGGCTGTATGGGCTTTACAGCAGTATGCTAAGGATACCTCGCGTGAACAGTGCCGCCAGAAATATGGTCGTTTGCTGGAAGATATCATGGACTATATCCGTAGCCGTAAGCATGATAATCTTTTCCTGCACGAAAATGGCTTACTGTATGCCAACGGGACGGAGAAGGCTATCACCTGGATGAATTCTACGGTGAATGGTCGTCCTGTAACCCCGCGTACGGGATACATTGTGGAAGTGAACTCTTTGTGGTATAACGCACTTCGTTTCATAGCCGATCTGGTTCGTGAGGGCGGCAATGTGCATCTGGCGGACGAACTGGATGCGCAGGCGGAAGTGACCGGAAAGTCTTTTGTAGAGGTATTCCGTAATGAGTGTGGTTATCTGTTCGATTATGTGGATGGATTTATGATGGACTGGAGCGTCCGTCCCAATATGATATTTACCGTTGCCTTCGATTATTCCCCGCTGGATAGGGCGCAGAAAAAGCAGGTGCTTGATATCGTGACGAAAGAGTTGCTTACTCCGAAAGGGTTGCGTACTCTCAGTCCGAAGAGTGGAGGATATAATCCGAACTATGTCGGTCCTCAGATTCAGAGAGATTATGCTTATCACCAGGGTACAGCTTGGCCGTGGCTTATGGGCTTCTATATGGAGGCGTACCTGCGTATTTACAAGATGAGCGGTGTATCATTCGTGGAGCGTTATCTGATTGGTTTTGAAGATGAGATGACGAGTCATTGTATCGGTTCGCTCCCCGAACTCTTCGATGGTAATCCACCGTTCAGAGGTCGCGGTGCAGTGTCTTTTGCCATGAATGTGGCCGAAATACTGCGCATCCTGAAATTGTTGTCTAAGTATAATTTATAA
- a CDS encoding glycogen/starch synthase has product MTKANKVLFITQEITPYVPESEMSLVGRNLPQAIQEKGREIRTFMPKWGNINERRNQLHEVIRLSGMNLIIDDTDHPLIIKVASIQSARMQVYFIDNDDYFQNRLETADENGVEYEDNDSRAIFYARGVLETVKKLRWCPDIIHCHGWMTALAPLYIKKAYKDEPSFRDAKVVFSVFEDDFKESFNADFVNRLVLKGVTKKDVAHLKAPVDYATLCKLAIDYADGIIQQSEKVNEEVMEYARQSGKPILEYQTPETFADACNEFYDKVWETEQK; this is encoded by the coding sequence ATGACAAAGGCGAACAAGGTTTTATTTATTACCCAAGAGATTACTCCTTACGTACCAGAATCCGAAATGTCCCTTGTAGGCAGAAACCTACCTCAAGCAATCCAGGAAAAAGGCAGAGAAATTAGAACATTCATGCCTAAATGGGGGAATATCAACGAGCGCAGAAACCAATTGCATGAAGTGATACGTCTCTCCGGTATGAATCTGATTATTGACGATACCGACCACCCCCTTATTATTAAAGTTGCTTCCATTCAGTCTGCCCGCATGCAGGTTTATTTCATCGACAACGATGATTATTTCCAGAACCGCCTGGAAACAGCGGATGAGAATGGTGTGGAATATGAAGATAATGACAGTCGTGCCATTTTTTATGCACGCGGTGTATTGGAAACAGTTAAGAAGTTACGCTGGTGCCCGGATATCATTCACTGCCATGGCTGGATGACTGCCTTAGCTCCTTTGTATATAAAGAAAGCATATAAGGACGAGCCCTCATTCCGTGACGCTAAAGTAGTATTCTCCGTTTTCGAAGATGACTTCAAAGAATCGTTTAATGCTGATTTTGTAAACAGATTGGTATTGAAAGGTGTTACAAAGAAGGATGTAGCTCACCTGAAGGCTCCTGTAGACTACGCTACGTTGTGCAAACTGGCCATTGATTATGCAGACGGTATTATCCAGCAAAGCGAAAAAGTCAACGAAGAAGTGATGGAATATGCTCGACAATCTGGAAAACCCATTTTAGAATATCAGACTCCCGAAACATTTGCCGATGCTTGCAATGAGTTCTACGACAAAGTATGGGAAACAGAACAAAAATAA
- a CDS encoding DUF4270 domain-containing protein — protein sequence MKVKFLGALLLTATLTFFGCDDNTGTLGIGMLPGSDGITALTTEFPVTTRSVVADSVFAKTSTGYVGRFTDPLFGYYEASFLTELNCIDGFKFPEKYDFDKKTGILTGDSISGARLVVFYSSWFGDSLNACRMSAYELQAELDRNRYTNIEPAEYYRPKGALPILLGRRAYTAYDTSVTDEERNATDEYGNKTYYPSVVFTLDKDTYGNNWFNLSKEHSEYFKNSKEFIKNVFKGVYIKSDYGDGTVLYVDRVDLQMRYHFFVIDTATNVPYKRKQSGFEGQDSTAYTWRTEFASTKEVIQANQFLNSDKIKKLAAEGEHTYIKSPAGIFTEAELPYDKIYQELSNDTLNAVKLTFTNYNKQDSPYEFSMSAPSNVLLLRKVDFKSFFEENKLPDNITSYTVKHNNVATNQYTFNNIARLVTTCIQGKDAAMKKAKEEAGDKWNQEEWEKDWRTVYLIPVSVTYDTTSSSTSSTMTGIQNDLQPGYAKLKGGPQGEALKLEVTYTRFNK from the coding sequence ATGAAAGTGAAGTTTTTAGGCGCTCTGCTATTGACAGCAACCCTTACTTTCTTTGGTTGCGACGATAATACCGGTACATTAGGAATAGGAATGTTACCCGGCTCTGACGGTATTACCGCACTGACCACAGAATTTCCCGTCACTACACGTTCCGTTGTCGCTGACTCTGTATTTGCCAAAACCAGTACAGGTTATGTAGGGCGTTTTACAGATCCTCTTTTCGGATACTACGAAGCGAGTTTCTTGACTGAGTTGAACTGTATAGATGGCTTTAAATTCCCTGAAAAATATGATTTTGATAAAAAAACAGGGATTCTGACAGGCGATTCAATATCAGGTGCACGTTTAGTTGTTTTCTATTCCAGCTGGTTCGGAGATTCGCTGAATGCCTGCCGTATGAGTGCATACGAATTACAAGCCGAACTGGACCGTAACCGCTATACCAATATCGAACCGGCAGAATATTACAGACCGAAGGGTGCGCTACCCATATTATTAGGTCGCAGAGCCTATACAGCCTACGATACAAGCGTAACTGACGAAGAAAGAAACGCAACGGATGAATATGGCAACAAGACCTACTATCCAAGTGTGGTTTTTACGCTGGACAAGGACACTTATGGAAACAACTGGTTTAATCTTAGTAAAGAACATTCTGAATACTTCAAGAACTCTAAAGAGTTTATTAAAAATGTATTCAAAGGTGTGTATATCAAAAGTGACTATGGGGACGGAACAGTTCTTTACGTAGACCGCGTAGACTTACAAATGAGATATCACTTCTTTGTAATAGACACTGCTACTAACGTTCCTTACAAACGGAAGCAATCAGGTTTTGAGGGTCAGGACTCTACCGCTTACACTTGGCGGACTGAGTTTGCTTCTACTAAAGAAGTAATCCAGGCCAATCAGTTCCTTAATTCGGATAAAATCAAAAAACTTGCTGCAGAAGGCGAACATACTTATATTAAATCTCCTGCCGGAATCTTCACAGAGGCTGAATTACCTTATGATAAAATCTACCAGGAATTATCCAATGACACACTGAATGCGGTGAAACTGACATTCACCAATTACAATAAGCAAGACAGCCCATATGAGTTCAGCATGAGTGCTCCAAGTAATGTTTTGCTATTACGCAAAGTAGACTTCAAGAGTTTCTTCGAAGAAAACAAATTGCCGGACAACATCACGTCTTACACCGTAAAGCATAATAATGTGGCAACCAATCAGTACACATTTAATAATATTGCCCGTTTAGTTACTACTTGCATTCAAGGAAAAGATGCCGCAATGAAAAAAGCCAAAGAAGAAGCAGGCGATAAATGGAATCAGGAAGAATGGGAAAAAGACTGGAGAACGGTATATCTGATACCTGTTTCAGTCACCTACGACACTACAAGTTCCAGTACTTCCAGTACAATGACAGGTATCCAAAACGATCTCCAACCCGGATATGCTAAATTGAAAGGCGGTCCACAAGGTGAAGCTCTGAAATTGGAAGTAACTTATACTAGATTCAATAAATAA
- a CDS encoding glycoside hydrolase family 57 protein gives MRTICLYFEIHQIIHLKRYRFFDIGTNHYYYDDYANEYSINEVAERSYIPALSALIEMAKNSGGAFKVALSISGVALEQLEIHAPAVIDLLHQLNDTGCCEFLAEPYSHGLSSLANEDCFKEEVKRQSAKMKQMFGKAPKVFRNSSLIYSDEIGGLVASMGFKGMLTEGAKHILGWKSPHYVYHCSYNQNLKLLLRDFKLSDDISLRFSNSEWNEYPLFADKYIGWIDALPQEEQVINIFMELSALGMSQPLSSNILEFLKALPACAKDKGITFSTPTEVITKLKSVSQLDVPYPMSWVDEERDTSCWLGNSMQREAFNKLYSIAERIHLSDDRRIKQDWDYLQASNNFRFMTTKNSGIRLNRGIYESPYDAFTNYMNVLGDFIKRVESLYPMDIDNEELNALLTTIKNQGDEIDELHKEVEKLQAKLEKEKTAEAKAKVTTTAKTKTPAAKKAAEKKPVVKKATTKKETAK, from the coding sequence ATGAGAACGATCTGTCTTTATTTTGAGATCCATCAAATCATTCACCTGAAACGCTATCGTTTCTTTGATATAGGTACGAATCATTATTATTATGATGATTATGCCAACGAATACAGTATCAACGAAGTTGCCGAACGTTCCTATATTCCGGCATTGAGCGCCCTCATTGAGATGGCGAAAAATTCCGGCGGTGCATTCAAGGTGGCTTTGTCTATTTCCGGTGTTGCTTTGGAACAATTGGAAATCCACGCGCCGGCTGTGATTGACCTGCTACACCAGTTGAATGATACAGGTTGTTGCGAGTTCTTGGCCGAACCTTATTCTCACGGCCTTTCTTCTTTGGCAAATGAAGATTGTTTCAAGGAAGAAGTGAAGCGCCAGAGTGCTAAGATGAAACAAATGTTCGGTAAAGCACCGAAAGTATTCCGTAACTCCAGCCTGATTTACTCTGATGAAATAGGAGGATTGGTGGCAAGTATGGGCTTTAAGGGTATGCTGACTGAAGGTGCAAAACATATTTTAGGATGGAAGAGTCCGCACTATGTGTATCATTGCAGTTATAACCAGAACCTGAAACTGTTGTTGCGTGATTTCAAGCTTTCAGATGATATCAGTTTGCGCTTCTCTAATTCCGAATGGAATGAATATCCACTGTTTGCCGATAAGTATATTGGTTGGATTGATGCTCTGCCACAAGAAGAACAGGTTATCAACATCTTTATGGAACTTAGTGCATTGGGAATGTCACAGCCGCTTTCTTCCAACATACTGGAATTCCTGAAGGCATTGCCTGCTTGTGCAAAGGATAAAGGTATTACTTTCTCTACACCGACGGAGGTTATCACTAAATTAAAATCTGTATCTCAACTGGATGTTCCGTATCCAATGTCCTGGGTAGATGAGGAAAGAGATACCAGTTGCTGGTTGGGCAACAGTATGCAGCGTGAAGCTTTCAATAAATTGTATAGTATTGCCGAACGCATTCATCTATCCGATGATCGTCGCATCAAGCAGGATTGGGATTATTTGCAAGCAAGTAATAACTTCCGATTCATGACAACGAAGAATAGTGGTATTAGATTGAACAGGGGAATCTATGAGTCTCCTTATGATGCTTTTACTAATTATATGAATGTTTTAGGTGATTTCATCAAGCGGGTAGAATCTCTTTATCCGATGGATATAGATAATGAGGAACTGAATGCCTTGCTGACGACTATCAAGAATCAGGGTGACGAGATAGATGAATTACACAAAGAGGTGGAAAAGTTGCAGGCTAAACTGGAAAAAGAAAAGACTGCTGAGGCAAAGGCTAAGGTTACTACTACTGCCAAGACTAAAACTCCTGCTGCAAAGAAAGCAGCTGAGAAGAAACCTGTTGTGAAGAAAGCAACAACCAAGAAAGAGACTGCCAAGTAA
- a CDS encoding bifunctional dihydroorotate dehydrogenase B NAD binding subunit/NADPH-dependent glutamate synthase — protein sequence MNKIISKEHFSEKVFKLEIEAPLIARSRKAGHFVIVRVGEKGERMPLTIAAADTVRGTITLVVQEVGLSSTRLCELNEGDYITDVVGPLGQATHIENFGTVVCAGGGVGVAPMLPIVQALKAAGNRVIAVLAGRSKELIILEKEMRESADEVIIMTDDGSYGRKGLVTEGVEEVIKREKVNKCFAIGPAIMMKFVCLLTKKYEIPTDVSLNTIMVDGTGMCGACRITIGGKTKFVCVDGPEFDGHQVDFDEMLKRMGAFKSIEREEMHKLEEDESCKAVPEPTQEADEKSRNAAWRLELRKAMKPKERTAIPRVEMNELDPEYRSHSRKEEVNQGLTEEQALTEAKRCLDCANPGCMEGCPVGIDIPRFIKNIERGEILEAAKTLKETSALPAVCGRVCPQEKQCEAKCIHLKMKEKPVAIGYLERFAADYERESGQISVPEIKEKNGIKIAVIGSGPAGLSFAGDMAKYGYDVTVFEALHEIGGVLKYGIPEFRLPNKVVDVEIDNLAKMGVNFIKDCIIGKTISVEQLEEEGFKGVFVASGAGLPNFMNIPGENSINILSSNEYLTRVNLMDAASEDSDTPVPFGKNVAVIGGGNTAMDSVRTARRLGAERAMIIYRRSEEEMPARIEEVKHAKEEGVEFLTLHNPIEYIADEQGKVKQVILQKMELGEPDASGRRSPVAIPGATETIDIDLAIVSVGVSPNPIVPSSIPGLEMGRKGTIAVNENMQSSIPTIYAGGDIVRGGATVILAMGDGRKAAASMHEQLSK from the coding sequence ATGAACAAAATCATTAGCAAAGAACATTTTTCTGAAAAGGTTTTTAAATTAGAGATCGAGGCACCTTTAATTGCCCGCTCACGTAAGGCAGGACACTTCGTCATTGTACGTGTAGGCGAAAAAGGCGAACGTATGCCATTGACTATTGCGGCGGCTGACACCGTACGCGGTACTATCACTTTGGTAGTACAGGAAGTAGGTCTCTCCTCTACCCGCCTTTGCGAACTGAATGAGGGCGATTACATCACCGATGTGGTAGGTCCGCTGGGACAAGCTACTCATATTGAAAACTTCGGAACAGTGGTTTGTGCAGGTGGTGGTGTAGGCGTGGCTCCCATGCTCCCTATCGTACAGGCTTTGAAAGCTGCCGGTAATCGCGTTATTGCCGTACTTGCCGGACGTAGCAAAGAGCTGATTATCCTTGAAAAAGAAATGCGCGAAAGCGCAGACGAGGTCATCATTATGACCGATGACGGTTCTTACGGACGCAAAGGATTGGTAACCGAAGGCGTGGAAGAAGTCATTAAACGGGAGAAAGTGAACAAATGTTTTGCTATCGGCCCCGCTATCATGATGAAATTTGTTTGTTTGCTGACTAAGAAATATGAAATACCGACTGATGTTTCGCTGAATACGATCATGGTGGATGGTACAGGTATGTGCGGTGCTTGTCGTATTACCATCGGTGGAAAAACCAAATTCGTTTGTGTGGACGGACCGGAATTTGATGGCCATCAGGTAGACTTCGACGAGATGTTGAAGCGTATGGGTGCTTTCAAGAGCATCGAACGCGAGGAGATGCACAAGCTTGAAGAAGACGAATCCTGCAAAGCTGTACCGGAACCGACACAAGAAGCAGACGAGAAAAGTCGTAATGCTGCCTGGCGTCTGGAACTTCGCAAAGCAATGAAGCCGAAAGAACGTACCGCAATTCCACGTGTTGAAATGAACGAACTCGATCCGGAATACCGTTCGCACAGTCGCAAAGAAGAAGTAAACCAGGGACTTACAGAGGAACAAGCTCTGACGGAAGCTAAGCGTTGCCTCGATTGTGCAAATCCAGGCTGTATGGAAGGCTGTCCCGTAGGTATTGATATTCCTCGTTTCATCAAAAACATTGAACGTGGAGAAATACTCGAAGCTGCCAAGACACTGAAAGAAACCAGCGCTCTGCCTGCTGTTTGCGGTCGTGTTTGCCCACAGGAAAAACAGTGCGAAGCTAAATGTATACACCTGAAAATGAAAGAGAAGCCGGTAGCTATCGGCTATCTGGAACGCTTTGCCGCTGACTATGAACGTGAAAGCGGACAAATTTCAGTACCGGAAATCAAGGAAAAGAATGGTATCAAGATTGCCGTTATCGGTTCCGGACCTGCCGGACTTTCTTTTGCCGGAGATATGGCTAAATATGGTTACGACGTTACTGTCTTCGAAGCCCTTCACGAGATAGGCGGTGTATTGAAGTATGGTATCCCCGAATTCCGTCTGCCGAACAAAGTGGTGGATGTAGAGATTGACAATCTTGCCAAGATGGGAGTTAACTTCATTAAGGACTGCATCATAGGTAAGACTATCAGTGTGGAACAGTTGGAAGAAGAAGGTTTCAAAGGTGTATTCGTAGCATCCGGTGCCGGATTGCCTAACTTCATGAACATTCCGGGAGAGAACTCCATCAATATCCTGTCATCCAATGAATACCTGACACGCGTCAACCTGATGGATGCAGCAAGCGAAGACTCTGATACTCCGGTGCCTTTCGGTAAAAATGTAGCCGTTATCGGTGGTGGAAACACAGCTATGGACTCAGTGCGCACTGCACGCCGCTTGGGTGCTGAACGTGCCATGATTATCTATCGTCGTTCCGAAGAAGAAATGCCTGCACGTATCGAAGAGGTAAAACATGCGAAAGAAGAAGGTGTTGAGTTCCTCACACTGCATAATCCTATCGAATACATCGCCGACGAGCAAGGAAAGGTAAAACAAGTCATCTTACAGAAGATGGAGCTTGGCGAACCGGATGCATCCGGTCGCCGCAGTCCTGTAGCTATCCCGGGTGCAACGGAAACCATTGATATAGATCTGGCTATCGTCAGCGTAGGGGTTTCTCCCAATCCGATTGTGCCTTCTTCTATTCCGGGACTGGAAATGGGACGTAAAGGCACGATTGCCGTAAACGAGAACATGCAGTCATCTATTCCGACCATTTATGCCGGAGGTGATATTGTTCGTGGTGGCGCTACCGTTATTCTTGCTATGGGTGATGGGCGCAAGGCTGCTGCCTCAATGCACGAGCAGTTGAGCAAATAA
- a CDS encoding glycosyltransferase family 4 protein encodes MKVLMFGWEFPPHILGGLGTASYGLTKGMSQQEDMEITFCIPRPWGDEDQSFLRIIGMNSTPVVWRDVNWDYVQGRVGSYMNPQLYYDLRDHIYADFNYLHTNDLGCIEFSGRYPANLHEEINNYSIVAGVVARQQEFEIIHSHDWLTYPAGIHAKQVSGKPLVIHVHATDFDRSRGNVNPTVYAIEKNGMDHADHIMCVSELTRQTVINKYFQDPRKVSTVHNAVSPLPQEIQDIVPQKKPNEKVVTFLGRITMQKGPEYFVEAAAMVLHRTRNIRFVMAGNGDMMNQMIRLVAERGIADRFHFPGFMKGSQVYEMLKASDVYIMPSVSEPFGISPLEAMQCSVPTIISKQSGCAEILDKCIKTDYWDIHAMADAIYAICTYPALYEYLRDEGKKEVDAIKWEDVGLKVRRIYEEVIKQYNR; translated from the coding sequence ATGAAAGTTTTAATGTTTGGATGGGAGTTCCCCCCGCATATCTTAGGTGGCTTGGGAACTGCCAGCTACGGTCTGACGAAGGGGATGTCCCAGCAGGAAGATATGGAAATTACTTTCTGTATTCCAAGGCCATGGGGCGATGAAGATCAGAGCTTCTTACGCATCATTGGCATGAATAGCACTCCGGTAGTGTGGCGTGATGTAAACTGGGATTATGTTCAGGGACGTGTAGGTTCTTACATGAACCCCCAACTCTATTATGATTTGCGTGATCATATTTATGCCGATTTCAATTATTTGCATACCAATGATCTCGGTTGTATCGAGTTTTCCGGCCGCTATCCGGCCAACTTGCACGAAGAGATCAATAACTATTCCATTGTGGCCGGTGTGGTGGCACGCCAGCAGGAGTTCGAGATCATCCACTCACACGACTGGCTGACCTATCCGGCAGGTATTCATGCCAAACAGGTATCCGGTAAACCGCTGGTAATCCATGTGCATGCCACTGACTTCGACCGTAGTCGTGGAAATGTGAATCCTACTGTGTATGCCATAGAAAAGAATGGCATGGATCATGCCGATCATATCATGTGTGTGAGTGAACTGACTCGTCAGACGGTGATTAATAAATATTTTCAGGATCCCCGCAAGGTATCTACCGTGCACAATGCCGTTTCTCCGCTTCCGCAAGAGATACAGGATATTGTACCGCAGAAGAAGCCGAATGAAAAAGTTGTGACTTTCTTAGGGCGTATTACCATGCAGAAAGGTCCGGAATATTTTGTTGAGGCTGCCGCTATGGTGCTGCACCGTACACGTAATATCCGTTTTGTAATGGCTGGTAATGGTGATATGATGAATCAGATGATCCGTTTGGTGGCCGAACGAGGTATTGCCGACCGTTTCCATTTTCCAGGTTTCATGAAAGGAAGTCAGGTGTACGAAATGTTGAAGGCAAGTGATGTGTACATTATGCCGTCTGTTTCCGAACCCTTTGGTATTTCTCCTTTGGAAGCTATGCAATGTAGTGTACCGACTATTATTTCTAAGCAATCCGGCTGTGCCGAGATATTAGATAAGTGTATCAAGACTGACTACTGGGATATTCACGCTATGGCAGATGCAATTTATGCTATTTGCACTTATCCTGCCCTTTACGAGTATTTGCGTGATGAAGGTAAGAAAGAAGTGGATGCTATTAAGTGGGAAGATGTGGGACTGAAAGTGCGCCGCATCTACGAAGAGGTTATTAAACAATATAATAGATAA
- the panD gene encoding aspartate 1-decarboxylase, which translates to MMIEVLKSKIHCARVTEANLNYMGSITIDEDLLDAANMIAGEKVYIADNNNGERFETYIIKGERGSGKICLNGAAARKVQPDDIIIIMSYALMDFEEAKSFKPSVIFPDPATNKVVK; encoded by the coding sequence ATGATGATTGAAGTGCTGAAGTCGAAAATCCATTGCGCTCGCGTCACGGAAGCTAACCTCAATTATATGGGAAGCATTACGATTGACGAGGACTTACTGGATGCGGCCAATATGATTGCCGGTGAAAAAGTGTATATAGCCGACAACAATAATGGCGAACGTTTTGAAACCTATATTATTAAAGGTGAACGTGGTTCGGGCAAAATATGCCTGAATGGTGCGGCAGCCCGCAAAGTGCAGCCGGATGATATCATCATTATTATGTCGTATGCCTTGATGGACTTTGAAGAAGCCAAGTCGTTTAAGCCGTCGGTGATTTTCCCTGATCCGGCAACGAACAAAGTGGTGAAATAA